The Chryseobacterium wanjuense sequence CAAGGGCACTTCGTTCAGCGAATGATAGCAGGGCTAATTGATGAAACTCTGCTCAGCAGATAATAGCATAAAGCCTTGGCGGAGTGTAACGCCCTTGCGAACGAAAAATATTTTCAAAGTTTATTTTTAAAAAAACTTTGCGGGTATAGTGTTTAGAAATATTAAAAAAGTTTAATTAAGATTAATTTAAAAATGACTTTTTTAACAAAGTAACATTGAGCTTTTTAACAAAACAGTTGTCTCCATATTTGACGGACATTTGTATCAAACAAAATCAGTAATAAAAATGAAAAAAGTTTGGTTTATCACAGGAAGCTCAAAAGGGTTAGGAAAAAGCCTTGTTGAAGCAGTTTTAGCAAAAGGAGATTATGTAGTAGCGACTGCAAGAAATCCTCAACAGTTAAATGATTTGGCCGGAAAATATCCGGAACAGCTTTTACCATTAGAATTGGATGTTCAAAATAAAGAACAAATCTATGCGACGGTGGATGAAGCCGTGAATCATTTTGGGAAAATCGATGTTTTGGTAAATAATGCAGGTTTCGGAATCACGGGTGCGGCTGAAGCGTTTACCAATGAGCAGGTTAGAAATCAGCTGGAGGTTAATTTATACGCTCCGATTGAAGTGACAAGAGCAGTTTTACCATATATGAGAAAAGAAAGGTCAGGACATATTTTGCAAATCAGCTCAATTGGAGGAAGAGTAGGGAACGCCGGACTTTCTATTTATCAGGCAGCAAAATTCGGATTGGCGGGCTTTTCAGAATCGTTGAGTAAAGAAGTTGCTCCTCTGGGAATTAAAGTAACCTGCATCGAACCTGGTGGTTTCCGTACAGAATGGGCCGGTTCTTCCATGAGTTTTGCTAAGGATATTGAAGGCTATGAAACGACTGTGGGAGGTGTGAAAGAACATTTGACTTCCGGGAAATTCATTCCGATGGGTGATCCTGCAAAAGCAGCAAAAGTAATGACCGAAATCGTTGAAAATGAAAATCCTCCATTACATTTGGTGTTGGGAAGTGAAGCTGCAGCTATCCTGAGAGCGACGGATGCAAAAAGAAAGGAAGAATTTGAAAAATGGCTGGATGTCACCGTTTCTACCGATCATGATGATGCCGTGAATATTTTTGAAACAGAATATGGAAAGCAATACCTGGCTCATAAAGGAATTAACGTAAAATAATTTTAAATAATGAGACTGTAAATATTGCAGTCTCATTTTAATTATCTTTGTATTACAATGAAATCTAAAAGAGAAGATTTTGGAAATATCGTCTATTCCTGCTACACTCAGGTGAGCCGGCAGGGAGAGCATTTTGTATCTGATCATGTTTTGAGTTATCAGATTGCGGGAGACCTGGTGCTGAATGACGGTTTTAAAGACTATTCTGCAACCGACGGATCGATTCGGTTTTTGAAAAGAAATCAGTTATTGAAATTCACGAAACAGCCACCCCCGAGTGGAGAATTTAAGTCCTTGTCGGTTTATCTGGATCAGCAGATTTTAAAAGATTTCAGCGTAGAATATGGCCTGACGGCGGAGAAAAAATATGTGGACAAATCTTTATTGTTATTAACTGAAAATCCATTATTGCAAAATTTTATGCAATCACTGCTGATTTATCAGTTTTCGGATAAGCTTTCAGATTCCCGTTTGGTAGAAGTGAAAGTGAAGGAAGTATTAATTTTACTCTTGCAGGAAGAACCGGATTTAAAAGACGTTTTATTTGATTTCAATGAACCCGGGAAACTGGATATCGAGGCGTTTATGAATAAAAATTATCATTTTAATGTTAATTTAGACCGTTTTGCCTATCTCACCGGAAGAAGTCTGGCAACTTTCAAGCGAGATTTTGAAAAGATCTTCGGAATCACACCCGGGAAATGGCTGCTTCAAAAGAGATTGAAAGAGGCGCATTATCTTTTAGAAAAAGGAAAAATGGCTTCTGATATTTATCTGGATCTTGGTTTTGAAGATTTGTCTCATTTTTCATTTGCCTTCAAAAAACAATATGGTTTGGCTCCCAGTAAAATAATTTCAGCTTAAAATTTTTAATGAAAAAACTCATTTATATTACATTAATTTTTATTTCTAATGTATTTTTTTCTCAGGTAAAAGGGAAGATTGTTGGTGTGAAAGACGGAGATACCGTTGTCATTTTATTAACGAATAAAACTCAGGAAACATTAAGATTGGCGGACGTCGATTGCCCGGAAAATGGACAGCCTTTCGGAAAAAATGCCAAACAATTTACCAGTTCGCAGATTTTTGGGAAAACAGTAACGTTCTACAGAATCGGGAAAGACCGGTACAGAAGAACGATCGCCAAAATCTTTTATGATAATGATAAATATCTCTCCGCAGAAATTATAAAAGCCGGTTTCGGATGGTGGTATTATAAAGCCTCAAGAAATACGGAACTGCAAAAGTTACAGGATCAGGCAAAGGCAGGAAATCTGGGATTGTGGGCGGATAAAAACGCCGTGTCACCCTGGGATTTCAGGGAAAGTAAAAAGAAAAAGAAAGTGTTATAATATTTAAACTAAAAATTTAGATGAAAATAAAGAGGTTCTGTGAGTGGCAGAATC is a genomic window containing:
- a CDS encoding oxidoreductase; this encodes MKKVWFITGSSKGLGKSLVEAVLAKGDYVVATARNPQQLNDLAGKYPEQLLPLELDVQNKEQIYATVDEAVNHFGKIDVLVNNAGFGITGAAEAFTNEQVRNQLEVNLYAPIEVTRAVLPYMRKERSGHILQISSIGGRVGNAGLSIYQAAKFGLAGFSESLSKEVAPLGIKVTCIEPGGFRTEWAGSSMSFAKDIEGYETTVGGVKEHLTSGKFIPMGDPAKAAKVMTEIVENENPPLHLVLGSEAAAILRATDAKRKEEFEKWLDVTVSTDHDDAVNIFETEYGKQYLAHKGINVK
- a CDS encoding thermonuclease family protein, coding for MKKLIYITLIFISNVFFSQVKGKIVGVKDGDTVVILLTNKTQETLRLADVDCPENGQPFGKNAKQFTSSQIFGKTVTFYRIGKDRYRRTIAKIFYDNDKYLSAEIIKAGFGWWYYKASRNTELQKLQDQAKAGNLGLWADKNAVSPWDFRESKKKKKVL
- a CDS encoding helix-turn-helix domain-containing protein, whose protein sequence is MKSKREDFGNIVYSCYTQVSRQGEHFVSDHVLSYQIAGDLVLNDGFKDYSATDGSIRFLKRNQLLKFTKQPPPSGEFKSLSVYLDQQILKDFSVEYGLTAEKKYVDKSLLLLTENPLLQNFMQSLLIYQFSDKLSDSRLVEVKVKEVLILLLQEEPDLKDVLFDFNEPGKLDIEAFMNKNYHFNVNLDRFAYLTGRSLATFKRDFEKIFGITPGKWLLQKRLKEAHYLLEKGKMASDIYLDLGFEDLSHFSFAFKKQYGLAPSKIISA